tatactagtatcatgcatatgatactagatgTAAAGTATTATGTGTTGGTATCATAGAGTACaacatttattgtcatgcatgacacaaagtagcacatcatttaatatgatacggtatcatgatgtgATACTCAAGCatctttttcttcatttaattctatgccacatcatcaaaatttcttagttggcatgcatgatactacctatcatACTACCATTACGGGCAGCGAGGAGTTGATAGTCTCACCTCACTCTGGTTAATCCTCACCCACCGTTTTTTGTCCCACCAACATATTTAATCTCTAGTTCTAATGAAGTAGTTGATAGTCTCGCCTCGCTCCGATTAATTCTCCCCCACCATTTTTTTGTCCCACCAATATATTTAATCTCTACTTCTAATGAAGTAGTTGATAGTCTCGCTTCACTCCGGTTAATTCTCCCCCATCGTTTTTTTGTCCCACCAACATATTTAAACAAAGAAAGACAAAGAAAACCGTTAAAAAACCGAAGGATACCTAAGAAAACCGAtgagaaaaacaaagaaaatcatAGTATATCGGAGAAAAAAAGAAACTgttgaaaaacaaagaaaaaactgaAGCGAAGAAAACACGAGCGATCGAATGAATATGCTTATCCAAGTACTGTAGCGAGCGGGGGCTCCTTCAATCTTGCTTAAAGCGAGAGAtagcttcttttttttttttgcgggcagCGAGACATAGCTCTTGTTTCTAGATATTAACCGGCAAAACAAAAAGCGTACACATGCCCAACTAAACAGGCCGTGCATACAACAAATACTTGGGCCTCTGGCCCGTACACCGCCTTCCTACGATTCCAGCCGGCACCGGCGCGGCGACGGCGCGTATGCCACGTTGGTCAAGCTTGCTGATTATTTGGTGTTGGTTGCCGCGTCGCGCTCGCCGTGGATAAGAAAGAATTAATAACGGGAAAAGACCCTAATCGGGTGAGATTGATTGGGACATGTTCGAGTGGACGCCATGTGGCTCGTGTCTGGCAAAGTTATTGGTGCACCTTCACCACATGTGTTGTGGTATCTTATGTGGGAGTAGTATATTCAGCATGTAGTTCCACCCGGTACACAAATTTGGACCTCTGTTGATAGTTGTGTGAAAACTCAGATTGCTTCAACTTCTTTCTCATGTCACTCGCCATCGTCTTCTCCTTCCTCCCTGCAACCCCGCCTCCCTCCCCACCATCGTAATTGGTGCCTCACCGCCCTGCCTTCAAAGCCATGCTTTCTGTCGTCGCCTCTGGTTGTCCCTCTAAATCCAACAGCCTATCCTACATTAGTGGGTCTTTCACGCACTGTCAACCACCAACTTTCTTTCATCGACCAACGATGCCGCGTCGACCCCGGCAACACCTTGCCATCTTCTCCCTTCCCAAATCGACCGATTGCAAGCTGTATTTTCATGCATCTTGCAAACAGCAAAGGCGTTGCAAATGCACGCAAATACAATACTAACTTTGTTACCTTTGTTTGAAAAATCAAACGAGCAAAAGCTAAAAGTTTAAAATGACCTGTTgtgatttttatttttactttttcttaaaaaaaaataGACCTGATGTGATGTTAGTGTGGAAAGAAGCTGTCCACCGTCGAATAAATGCTCGACCGTAACGCTTGCCCTGATCGCAAGTAACTTCGATGGTAACAGCAGCAGAGGACATTGCCGCAAGTTGAAAGCCATCCTGAAAGCGAGTatttccccttttctttttttgagaGTTGATGAAAACCATCcggatactactccctccgttcctgaatataagtctttgtaaaTATTTCATTATAGACTACATGCGGAATAAAATGAGTGATTTACACTCTAAAAATGCATATGATTCACATTGGACTATctacaaagatttatatttaggaatggtgtaATCAAGGTTTCTTTTTAGAAATTTACTATCCTACTAGTGTCTACTTGCATGAAGACTTTTCTCTGTTGAGATGAACGAACAATTCACATCAAACAGTTTTGCTTATTCCTTTGCACATGCAATTCGCCACTGTATTTACAGACCCCCAATCCACTAGTACAAAACACACACACGAACATCAACACCATTAATCCACGGTGTCCCAAATTCACATGTAAGTAAATAATCCCCACCCGGACGCACACTCAGACACTCTGCTTctgctcccctcctctgctctgctCTGCACACCACACCACGAAAAGAGAAGACAACCCGAAGGACAAACGAAGGAACCCCTCTAATCGCGCGCGGCCACCGCTCTAATTACTACACGCAGGCCCCATGCAACGTACGGATCACGCGGCGCCGTCGACGCGGGCCTTGGTGACGCCGGCGCAGGCGTCGACGAAGTCGCCGTCGATGAAGTCGGTGGAGAAGACCTGCAGCCGGTCGCCGAGGCCCTTGGCGAAGGCCTCGGCGATGAAGCTGCGCGCGTAGCCGCGGATGCGGTTCGTGACCGGGCGCACGCACACCACCGGGTTGTCGGCCTGCGGCGTCACCGTGTTCTCCACCCGGTACAGGTACCGCCGGTCCCTCGCCGGCGGCTGCTGGCCCAGGAACTTGAGGTTGCTGTCGTACTTGGTCTCCGGCAGGTCCGTGTCGATCCAGTTGTCCCGCAGGTACCCGGAGCTCCACAGCGGCTCGCCGCGGCCGGGCGCCGGCGACTTGCGCGGCTTCCACACGCAGATCACCCGCCGGGGGAGCAGCTCCGCCACGGTCTTGTGAAACACCGCCTCGTCCTGCGGGATCAGGTGCTCCCCGAGCCGCTCCACCAGGTACTTGGCGAAGTCCGGCGGGTCCTCGCGCCCGAACTCGGTGCGGATCTCCAGCACCAGGACCTCCGACACGGTCTCGGCCAGGAACCGCAGCACGTCGTCGAGCACGACGTCGACGGAGTATGTGGCGAGCACGCCGTGGCAGACGCGGCGCTCCTCCTGCACGCGGACGTCGAGGAGGCGGCAGCCGAGGGCGAGCTGGTGGTAGACGGAGAGCGACTGGCACTGCGCGAAGGGGCGGGTGATGAAGGGGATGCCGATCTTGTTGGTGGCCGAGTCGTGGGTGCCCGGCCACACCACCTGGTGCACGCGCAGGCGGTCGGGGCCGAGCTCCGCCATCCACGTCTTGCGGTCGGCGGGGCGGTGGGCGCAGCCCGGGAACTCGTCGCCGCAGGAGGTGCAGCGCTCGGACATGGCCAGCTTCTGCGTGGAGACCAGCTTGCGGCGGTTCACCTGCGCCGAGAAGAAGGCGCCCATGGCGTCCAGCGGGTTCTTCTTGCCGCTGTCGTTGCTATtggggggagaggaggaagacatGGCCGGCCCTCCTTCCTATAAATAACGGCTCTGACCTGGACCTGGACGTCGCCGTGAGCTCGCTCGAGCTTGGGGCTGGTTGACTGATTGATTAATGGCGCCAAAAATATCAGGCTGCGTCAGCTAGCTCTGGATGTATGGACATGTGGAGATTTATGGTTGATTTTGCTGGAGCTCGGGTCgatgaggggaggaggaggaagcgTGGCGTGTTGTTTCTTGGGCGTTTGTGTGTGTTGGTTGGTCCGATCCGACTGGCGTTAGGTAGGTGGGTGTGGTGTGGTGGTGGTAGTGGCAGCACGGACAATATGGTTTATTTTCTTGTTCAGAAAAAGGGTGATAGGATGGGTTAGGGACACGAGGACAGCGATATGTTGCAGCTTATCAATATGCAGCGCGTACAATTTCGAGAAAAAAAATTATGAAGCTCATGCCTGTATAATTCTGCTGTGTCAATGAAGACTTTGGGACGAAAGGCTCGTGGGGTAATGGGTACAACTTTTTCTGCTTTTCTGGATTCGGATTTACGCAGTAGATTTGCAGGAGCGATGGTACGAAAGCATGTGTCCCGGCAGAGAGACAGGCCCGGGAAAAGCAGGCATGCACAAAAGAGCATCTCAACTCGTATATCCAACATAGCATCCGAAACAGAAGTTCGGAATATTCAACAGTTACGACGTGTTTGCGCGGCAAACGGTCCAGAATGAGTGAAGGCTGCCTGTAGGTGACTCGCGCCAGTGAATAGTTTTAGCATTCCGAAATTCCCCTCCAAGAAGAAAATGAACGGACACGAACGGGCCGAGTCGTTAGACGTGCGATCGCTGTCCAAACATGAACCACGAGCTCTGTTTTCCCTCCAATTTTGTACAGTAATAAAGCGGATCAGACCAATCAGTAGCTCTCGGATGGCCCAGAATGAGCAAAGGCGAGCCACAAGATCGCCTCATCCTATCATCGCGCTTCGAGCAATTTAGCTGACCATGCCCGCCGCGTGTGCTCAGCACCATAACACACCGCCAGTAATGAACGAAGCAACCGTGAGCACAATGTTGCCAGATGACCAGATGGCAATCCCCCCAAAAATCAGTCAAATATGCTCTTGGACAGACAGAATTCAGAATAACAATCAAAGGCAAGGGCCAAATATTAGAAAGAAGTGCCATCAGCAGACCAGCTAACCAAAGCCGCGCTTCGCGAGGCGAAAAGAGGGCGCTTTCAAATGATAAGGTCCATCAAATCCTTTTTGGACATACCAGAATATTGCACGCCCATACCCAGAGTCTGTTGGAAATGTACAACTATCAACCATGAAGGAATTCATTCCATTCAGCGTGGTGGCCATTGCTCAGCGCAGGTGTATCAGACATATAATACAGATGAGCAGATTGCATGTTTCTTCTTTAATAAACTGCCCATATGTTATCTTTTTGTAACATAAGAAACTAAATAGCGCCTGCCTGGGCATGCCACCTGGTGGAGATTAAATAGACACGTATCCTTCGATGCATATACCTCCGAAATAGACTCTATGAGCAGACCCCCTTCACAAATGGCACTTATTTCTTGATAGAGATGTGAAACAGCGAGACTACTATATAATACTGGCACGATTTACGCTCAAACCTCTAACACCAGTTAGTTTTCAGTTGAAAGTATCCTGGCAATGTTCTCAAAGATAAGCTTAGCCAGAATTCAACAACCAGAACCACATGAGGGCTCCAAGTGGCATTTAATTAGCCACACAACAGAGAGCCATATTTCGTTTGTTTCGCTTAgaagttctttttttttttttgagctgTTGTTTTGCTTAGAAGTTACAACAAAGCAGGCTACTTCTCTCCAACAGAAATAAAAGGAGGGTGCTTGGTACAATAACCATCTAACCAGAACTCTACAAGGATAGATTCAACGCTGAACAGAGAACTCTTGCTCCCAACACGGTAGCAGGTGATACATCAGACTCTCAGGAAACCCAAGCTGACAAGTATCCAGGCTAATGGGTTACAAGATCAGAAATTAGCATTAAAATTTGAAATTGTCCAACAAAGGCATCAACAAGTTTTTTTCTTATGAAATTACTAATGGTACTTGCAGCGTGGGCTGAAATAATTCATGTTAGATGTATGGTTAAATAGAAAAATCACTGTAGATAAGGGTGACTTTCCAGACAAATGACATTGGAAAGCGATTAGGGAATATAACGATGGAACATGTAGGCCAATGAACTATTGATCAAACCACAAAGACGGATAAATCCAATAGCTGCTGCCAGACCAGAATGGAAATCGATGCCTGAGTACCTGACCATGTTGTATACGTTTTACAGAATACAAACAGAAAAGAAAATCCTTCAGATCAAAACGGAGCTTCCCTGTAATCATCTGGCAACAGCAGTTGGTTACTCGGTGCTACGTTATTTCGAGTAACTTAACTGGCCATGCCTACCATGCCAGGAAGGTAGGGACTACAGCGCAATGAAGGCAGGTCAAAAAGTTCCTTTCCAATAATTAGAAAAATTCTTAACAAGAAAGTTCAGTTCATACCCTCAATTTTTCTATCACCAAACAGAATTGAGAATAACGTAGACGTAAAGACCAGATGTTAGCAGTTTAAGGACCTGCTACcagatactactccctctgtccaaaaATGTAAGATCATTTTTTACGCTATGATAGTGTcaaaaatgatcttatattttgggacagagggagtatcaaaCATGCCCATCCCCTGGAAATGTAGAAATATTAATTCGTTATCCATTCCATTTCAAGTTGTTAGACATGCGATCCCTGTCAAACATTAACCACGAGCTCTGGTTTTTTCTACAATTTTGTAACGGATCAGATTAATCAGTAGCTCACAGATGGCCCAGAATGAGTAAACTGTGACACAACCCAAAAGAGGGAGCCTCATCATCACATCATGCAATGGACCGGCAATTTAACCCCAGGTTTTTCTCAGCAACAAAAGAAGCAACTTAACCCCAGGAACGGAAACAGAAAAAGAATCTCGAGGCCAACGGGAGCTTCCATGTAATCATGCGGCGATGGTAGTTGGTTACTATGTGCTATGATGTTTCAAGCACTTTAGCTGACCATGCCCACCGCATGCTGTGGGCGCAGCACCGTAACATTGCCAGGAAGGAACTATCAGCACAATGCCAGATGACCAGACGGGGGCGCAAGCAATCACACAAAAAATCTCTCAAAAATACCATTACACAGACATAATTCAGAATAACAAGCAAAGGTGCAAAGGCAAAATATTGGAAATAAGTACTATCAGCTAACCAGATATCGAAAATTGCGCTTCACATGGCGAAAAGAGCGCTAGAGCGCTTTTAAATGGTAAGCTCCATCAAATCCTTTTTCCTTTTGGACATATATAGAATTCtctggctcagcatattgcatatCACCCATCTATTAGAAATGCAGAGCTATCGACCATGAACTTCCACGTGGTGGTCGCTGGTCAGCACTGGTGTATAATATAGACGAGTAGGTTGCATGTTTCTTTTTCTTTAATAAACAGCCCATATGTTATCTTTTTGCAATAAGAAACTAAATAGCGCCTGCATGGACTGCCACCTGGTGGAGATTAAATATACATGTATCCTTCGATGCATATATGTCCAAAATAGACTCTATGAGCAGACCCCCTTCACAAATGGCACTTATTTCTTGATTGAGATGCGAAACAGCAAGACTACTATATAATACTGGCACGATTTACGCGCATACCTCTAACATCAGTTAGTTTTCGGTTGAAAGTATCCCGATAATGTTCTCAAAGATAAGCTAGACAGAATTCAAAAAACAGAACCACATGAAGGGCTCCAACTGGCATTTAATAGCCACCCAACAGAGAGCCACATTTTGTTCCTTTGCTTAAAAGTTTTTTTAGCTGTTGTTTCGCTTAGAAGTTACGACAAAGGAGGCTACTTCTCtccaacagaaatagaaagagggtACTGGGTAGACTAACCATCTAACCAGAACTCTACTAGCATAAACTATGTACCTCTGTTGGTAAATAATTCAACGCCAAGCAGAGAACTCTCCCAGCACAGGGAGCAGGTGATACATCAGACTCACAGGAAAATCAAGCTGGCAAGTATCCAGGCTACTAGGGAACAAAATCAGAAGTTAGCATTAAAAAAAAAGTCCAACAAAAGCATCGACGCATTTTTTTTATGAAATCGCTGGTTTTACTTACAGTGAGGGCTGTTTCATATTAGATGCACAGTTAAATAAACAAAAACATTGCCGCTTCACATTAGATTTTGCAGAAGCCCCTTGAAAGTGACCACAGATAGCCTCAGGATTTTATGAAGGTCCCTGCAAGCATAGAAACACGGTGGTCACAGTAAATGAGTAAAATACCAATGGGATGCATCCTTTAATCAAACCATGTGGTCTACTGGCAGACAAGAGGTAGTGAGCATCTCACCTCAGTTTTCATCTTTTATTACATGATGATGCTTTTGCACGTGGATAAGGGTGACTTTCCGGACAAATGGCATTGGAAAGTGATTAGGGAATATACAGATGGAACATGTAGGCCATAGTCAGCTGAACCAATGAACTATTGATCAAACCACAAAGATGGATAAATCCAATAGCTGCCGACCGGACCAGAATGGAGGTCGACGCCTGAGTACCTGACCATGTTGTACACGTTTAACAGAACACAACAGAAAAGAATCTTGAGGTCAACCAGAGCTTCCCTGTAATCATCTGGCAACAGCAGTTGGTTACTTGGTGCTATGTTGTTTCGAGTAATTTAACTGGCCATGCCTACCTTGCCAGGAAGGCAGGTACTATAGCGTGATGAAGGCAGGTCAAACAGTTCCTTTCCAATAATTATTATTTTTTCCTAACAAGAAAGTTCAGTTCATACCCTCAATTTTTTTATCAGCAAATGGAATTCAGAATAACGTAGACATAAAGACCACATGTTAGCAAAAGAAGGACCTGCTACCAGATACTATCAAACATGCCCCCCCACCCCCCGGCACGGAAATGTAGCCTATCAGCCACATAGTATAGACAGACGAGCAGAAGTACTTCATTTTTTAATTTAACTAAAACACTTATTTTGTGAAATTAATTTGAATAACACACCAGGGGCGGTTGGGGATATACAAACAGGGGCATGCCAGCTGCCTGTAGATGATTGATGCCGATGAATAGTTCTCGCGTTTGAAATtctcccaaaagaaaaaaaggaaaagaaacaggCAGAGCGTTAGACGTGATATCACTATCCACCATATGTTCTTGCGCCTGAATTTACAGACTAATCCATTCCATGAAGAGATACATTTTCTTTTTGAGAATAATGAAGAGACAATTTGACCATATGTTGGATTTTTTTTGTTGATATTCAGCATATAGGCAAATTACATGACTGAGACAAAAACAAGACGCACGACTATGACCACTCTTAAGAGGATCCATATATGCATAAGAGCGCCGCTGCAGGTCTAAGGAACATACCTACCCCTATACAGAGTGTTACTTGCGCTGATTCGAAGCAAGCTTGGCAATGAACTCCTTCACAACCCAGGGATAGGTCACTGCTATATGATCCCAGCCACTAGTTGCCATTACTGTTTGCAAGCACGAGGGAGACTGCACTTGGATAAACTTCAAGCATGCCTCCTTCAATCCACAGCAGTGGTGCTTCTCAGCTAGAGCAAGAGTGGAGGTCACCGAGCTGACACTTATGTGCTCAGACAACTGCTTTTCGCAGATTAACTTGAGCAGTTGGAGATCGTATCTGTCTGCCGCCACAAACAAATCTTCCAACCATTGCAGCCACATTTCAAACTCTGCTGCTTCTTCTCGCCCTTCGTCCATAACTTCTGACATTTCATCCTCCTCCATGCTGTCCTTCTCCATCGCAGGGAGTGAATCCGTGTAGATGAAGCTTAGTAAAGCCCTGAACACTTTTGCCTCCATGTCTTTGATCTGTATGACGCTGGATGTTGCGGCGCCCTCCTTCATGGGGCCAAAGAGCTGCGCCATGAACACTTTAGACCGGGCTGCAAGCACACACCGGTGTGCAGCGAACGTCTCGCCACCGACCTCAAATGTCACATCAGCACCCACCTTGTTCTGAAGGAGGTGGCCAAAATGCTGGTTTATGTCAGATATGGTGCCAGCGGCATCCTCGATTTTGTGATCCTTGCAAACAACCATGATGTCGCACCGGATGGTGAGACAGTCACCCTTTAGGTCCGCCGATCGTTCCAGGGCATCTCTTCTCACAAATCTGTCGCTGCCCCAGGAGGGAGCACTGCTGGAGAAGGTGCAAGTTTTATTGGTTCCATGAATGTACCCTGGCTTGTGCTTCTCAAGCTGGTCGACGAGACTGAAGCTGAACTTGGCCTCCACATCCTCTTCGCCGTCGCAGTCGTAGAGGGTATGCCTCGTGACGTAGAGCGAAACGAAGTCCCGGCAGTTTGGGTTCTCTCCGTTGGGGTAGTACTCGATGTACCAATCATATTCTCCCACCGTGAAAAGGCCGGTGGTGGCGCTCTCGCCGGTGGGCAACTGAAGCTTGGTACGCGAGTAGTCCCTGACCATAAGCAGGTGGTACCCGCTGTCCGCGCCGGCGTAGACTGCCGACGTGTCGCAGGTGCAGCGCTTGCCGCCGTCGACGACCGACACACCGGCGAACGACATGAGGGATCTGCGAGTCCACCGAAAATCTATCTACTCAGTCACCATCGACAGGCCAAGTTCCAGAGTTGGGGTCGATGAGCTGAGCAGAGGGGCAAACCTGGTCGCGTCCCGCGCGGGGTCGCCGCCTCTCCAGTCGCTGCGCTGCCCGGGTGGCTCCTCGCCGGAAGCAGAGTTTGCGCCGCCGCCGGCTCGTCGA
Above is a window of Triticum dicoccoides isolate Atlit2015 ecotype Zavitan chromosome 5B, WEW_v2.0, whole genome shotgun sequence DNA encoding:
- the LOC119311335 gene encoding BTB/POZ and MATH domain-containing protein 2-like, producing the protein MSFAGVSVVDGGKRCTCDTSAVYAGADSGYHLLMVRDYSRTKLQLPTGESATTGLFTVGEYDWYIEYYPNGENPNCRDFVSLYVTRHTLYDCDGEEDVEAKFSFSLVDQLEKHKPGYIHGTNKTCTFSSSAPSWGSDRFVRRDALERSADLKGDCLTIRCDIMVVCKDHKIEDAAGTISDINQHFGHLLQNKVGADVTFEVGGETFAAHRCVLAARSKVFMAQLFGPMKEGAATSSVIQIKDMEAKVFRALLSFIYTDSLPAMEKDSMEEDEMSEVMDEGREEAAEFEMWLQWLEDLFVAADRYDLQLLKLICEKQLSEHISVSSVTSTLALAEKHHCCGLKEACLKFIQVQSPSCLQTVMATSGWDHIAVTYPWVVKEFIAKLASNQRK
- the LOC119311333 gene encoding uncharacterized protein LOC119311333: MSSSSPPNSNDSGKKNPLDAMGAFFSAQVNRRKLVSTQKLAMSERCTSCGDEFPGCAHRPADRKTWMAELGPDRLRVHQVVWPGTHDSATNKIGIPFITRPFAQCQSLSVYHQLALGCRLLDVRVQEERRVCHGVLATYSVDVVLDDVLRFLAETVSEVLVLEIRTEFGREDPPDFAKYLVERLGEHLIPQDEAVFHKTVAELLPRRVICVWKPRKSPAPGRGEPLWSSGYLRDNWIDTDLPETKYDSNLKFLGQQPPARDRRYLYRVENTVTPQADNPVVCVRPVTNRIRGYARSFIAEAFAKGLGDRLQVFSTDFIDGDFVDACAGVTKARVDGAA